The region TCAGCCACGGTTTTGGCCACACGCCGATAGCAAAAATGAGAGCAACTAAAGGAAGCAAAACAAGGTACTCGCGGAAAGTCATGTCGCGCAAACTTTTGTTTTCTTCTTTTTCAAGCGGCCCAAAAAACACACGCTGAATTGCCCACAACATATACGCTGCAGCAAGCACTACTCCGCTCACAGCCACCGCGGCGTAAGGCATTTTGGTTTGGAAAGTTCCCAGCAAAATAAGAAACTCACCTACGAAACCATTAAGGCCTGGCATTCCCACTGAAGCAAGCGACATAAAAATAAACGCTACTGCCAAGTAAGGAACAGAACGAGAAAGCCCACCATACTCAGCAATAAGGCGAGTATGCCGGCGAGAGTACAACATGCCAATGAGCAAAAACAAACCACCAGTTGAAAGCCCGTGGTTCACCATTTGCAAAACAGCACCTTGAACTGCAGCGGCATTCAGCGAAAACAAACCCAGCATCACAAAGCCTAAATGCGAAACAGAAGAATACGCCACCAAACGTTTCAGGTCTGGCTGCACCAAAGCTACAAGTGCGCCGTAGACAATGCCAATCACTGCAAGCGTTAAAAAGAGAGGCTGAAAGGCAAGAAGCGCATCGGGAAACAAGGGCATGGCAAAACGGTAAAAGCCATACGTACCAAGCTTCAGCAAGACACCGGCCAAAATCACACTACCAGCAGTTGGCGCTTCGGTGTGCGCATCCGGCAACCAAGTATGCAATGGAAACAAAGGAACCTTAATAGCAAACGCAAGCGCAAACGCTGCAAAGAGCCACATTTGCTCTTGATGCGAAAAACTTCCCGCATACCAATCGATGAGGTTGAAAGTTCCACCAAGCTTTGCCGCAACATATAAAATTGCAGCAAGCATCAGCACCGAACCCACCATGGTATAAATCACAAACTTCAGTGCAGCCCGGATACGCGCGCCACTTCCCCAAATGCCGATCATGAAGTACATCGGGATGAGCACAATCTCCCAAAAAACATAAAACAAGAAAACATCAAGCGCCGCAAACACTCCAAGCATGCCACTTGCAAGAATGAGCATAAAGACATGAAAAGTTTTTACGCGCGATGAAATATCGTTCCACGCGCCAAGAATGGTGATGGGAACCAAAAACGCAGAAAGCAACATCAGCATGGCCGAAGTACCATCAACGCCAATTCTATAGCTAATGCCAAGCGATGGAATCCAGGATGCCAGTTCTACAAATTCAAAATCACCCGTCCCCGGCAAAAGCAGGTACATCTTGAGGGCGAGCACGAAAGCGATCAACGAAATCACCAAGCTTAAAGCTTTGATGAGTTGCTCTAATCGCGCGGGAATGCAGAGCAAGAGCAGTGCTCCACACAACGGAAGGAAGATAACTGTGCTTAATAAATGTGAAATGATCCAATCCATAGTCAACTTTCTACAAAAACTACCATCCCTTTAGCCTACAATAAAAAGTACGCGAGCAAGACCACAGCTCCGCTGAAAAAATACAAAAGATATTGCTGCAACGAACCACTTTGCATCGCAGACACCAGTTGCGACCACAGCGAAACGCTGCGAGCCGTGCCATGCACCATCATGCCGTCGATGCCGGTGGCATCCACACCCTTCCACAACACCACTCGCGAAATCCACAGAAGTGGTTTCACGATGAGTGCATTGTAGATTTCATCTACATAATATGTGTTGAGCAAAAGCGTATACGTGCGCTTCATTCGTCTTGCGATGGCATCGGGCAAGTCACGGCGTTGTACGTAAATAACCCAACCCAAGATAGTAAAGTGCAATCCCCACACTGTTGTCACCACCATCAACACCATTTCGGTGCCATGATTTTTTATGCCATGATGAACAAGGGGGACAACACCTGATAGCCACGTACCAAGCATTTCGTGTCCACCCAAAACTTCGGGAATGCCTAGCAAACCACCAAAGACGGAGAGAATCGCAAGCAAGATGAGTGGAATAAGCATGCTCATAGGAGATTCATGTGCTTTTTTCCAAGCTTCCGGACTCAAATTTGTTTCGCCAAAAAAGGCAAGGCCAACTAAACGGAAAATATAAAATGCCGTCATGCCAGCTGCAAGAAATCCAACGAGCCACAACCCAACATGGCCACTGGAATACGCGTGCCACAAAATGGCATCCTTCGAGAAAAATCCTGAAGTTGGCACAAGGCCGGCAAGTGCAAGTGAACCAATCACAAACGTCCAACACGTCACTGGCATTTTATCTTTCAAGCCACCCATTTTGGTAAGGTCTTGTTCACCATGCAAACCATGGATCACACTTCCCGCTCCCAGAAACAAAAGCGCTTTGAAAAAGGCGTGTGTGACCAAGTGGAAAATAGCGCCAGAGAAGGCTCCCACGCCACAGGCTAAAAACATGTAGCCCAGTTGAGAGACGGTAGAATAAGCCAAAACTTTTTTGATATCTTTTGCCGTAATTCCCATAGTGGCCGCAAACAGTGACGTAGCAGCACCAACACAGGCCACCACATACAGAGCCGTTGGCGAAAGCACGAACAAAAAGTTCAAGCGAACAATCATGTACACGCCAGCAGTTACCATGGTGGCAGCGTGGATAAGTGCAGAAACAGGCGTTGGACCAGCCATGGCATCGGGTAACCACACATACAACGGAATTTGAGCTGACTTTCCGCAAGCACCCACAAAAAGCAAAAGACAAATGGCCGTTGCCATAGGGGCAAACAGTGGAGAATAACGCGACAAGGTATCAAAGTTGAAGAAACCAGTTTCAGCAGCGGCACCACTGGACGCCATCACTTTAAAAATGAGAAACATGCCCAAGAGGAAACCCGCATCACCAATACGATTTACAATAAAGGCTTTCGCACCAGCTGTTGCCTTGGCAGAATCTTCAAACCAAAAGCCAATCAAAAGATAAGAACAAAGTCCAACACCTTCCCATCCTACAAACATCAACAACATATTGTCTGCCAAGATAAGGATGAGCATGAAAAACAAAAAGAGGTTAAGCTCGGCAAAGTAGCGTGCATAGGCGCTGTCGTGGCTCATGTATCCAGTTGAATAGAGGTGAATCAAACTTCCCACCCCAGTCACCACAAGCGTTAACACAATAGAAAGTTGATCAAGCTTAAGACCAATATCAATCACCACATTGGAAGTTGCCGACCACGTAAACAATGGCCCTGTAATAAGAGACGGCGCTGCTCCGCCTTCAAACCCGGTAAGCGTAAAATAACAAATGAGTGTTGCTACAAACGCAAGCACTGGCATAAGCACCGCAACAAATGAGACTACCCCGCGGTAGCTTTCAGATTTTCCATGCGACGTAAGAATGGCGATTTTCCCGTTGATGATGGCACCAAGCAAAGGAAAGAGCACAATCAACCAGACAAGCGTTTGAGGAGAAATACAGGTATAAATAAAGTCTAACATAGTTGTGTTGAGATTATCCTTTCAGCACTTTCATATCGTCACTATAAACCGTTTGCTTGTTACGATACATGGCAATCACAATGCCCAAACCAACCGCAGCTTCAGCTGCAGCAATGGCCAGCACGAAGAGCACCATCACATGGCCATCATCTCTGCCGTTCCATTTTGAAAAAGCGAGCAAGACAATATTGACGGCGTTCAGCATCAGTTCAACCGACATAAACATGATGAGCACATTGCGACGAATCACAACGCCAATGGCACCAAGAACAAAAAGCGCCAAACTTAAGATGAGATAGTGATGAAGTGTAATCATAGTTCGCTCTAAAATTTTTTCTTTCCAAGCACTACTGTTCCCACCACGGCAACAAGCAACATCACCGATATCACTTCGAAGGGAACAAGATATTTTGTCATCAGCAATTCACCAAGCACACCTGGGTCACCAAAAGTTTCAGATAAAGCAACCGCTGGCATAGTGGTGGAGCTGGTCAGCGAGAAGCCGATCAAAAGCAAAAAATAAATGCCAAGTGCGGCACCAAATATTTTTCCAAAACGAATGAACCTTGGTTTTAATTGCTGAGGCCCAAGTTGAATAAGCATGATTACAAAAAGGAAGAGCACCATAATGGCGCCCGCATAGACAAGCACTTGAATCACCGCCAAAAACGGTGCCGACAAAAGCGCAAAAATGCCTGCTGTTGCTGCAAGTGCAACTACAAGCCAAAGTGCACTCATAAGCGGGTTTGCGCGAGTGATCAGCAAAAGTGAAGAGATGATACTCACACCGGAAAAAATATAAAATAAAATGGATTCCATAGTTTTATAGTTAGTGCGTTAACAACAACACCACTCCCGTTACAAAAATATTTAAGATGCCAAGGGGAATCATTACTTTCCATCCAAGTTTCATCAACTGATCGTATCGAAAACGTGGGAGCGTCCATCGCACCCAGATAAAGGTCCAAATGAAAAACAGCGTCTTAGTCAAAACCACAATCATCTGCAAGAGAAAGACAGCAATACTGCCAACCCACTCTGGAAGCGTTGCACCCGTGAGCGCAAACACAGCTGCAGCAAGACCTGCAGCGAGGCCTGCTAAAATGACCGCGAACAGAAAAGATTCGTAATCGCGAAGATCGCCCCAAAATCCACGACGTTTCACAAAACGATTAAAAAGCCCAGCTGCACCAAGAGCTGCAAACACAGCTCCACCAATACTTAGCAGACGAAGCACGTGTTCGATATTGTGGTGTAGGTATTCAGAACTTACGTAAGGAATATTCCATCCACCAAAGAAAAGCATGGTCACCAACAACGAACCCACAATAATGTGCGTGTACTCACCCAAGAAAAAGAGGGCAAAACGCATCGAGCTATACTCAGTATGAAAACCAGCTGTTAACTCGGCTTCGCCTTCGGGAAGATCGAAGGGTGTGCGGTTTGCTTCGGCAAAAAGTGCGGTGAAAAAGAGGATGAAGGCAAGCGGTGCTCTGACAATGTTCCAGGAAAGTAGCGACACCCCTTGACTTGCCACGATGTCATTAATGCGAAAACTTTCTGAAAGCATAAAAAGAGGAACAACAGAAAGGCCAAGTGCAATTTCGTAGCTCACCATTTGCGATGAAGCACGAACGGCGCCAAGCAGCGAAAACTTTGAGTTTGAGCCCCAACCTGCAAGCAGGAGTGCATAAATAGACAACGAAGAAAGAGCAAAAATATAAATAAGGCCGGCGTTCAAATCTGAAATCTGCAGCTGAAAACTTACGCCATTGATAGTAAAAGCTTCTGCAAATGGAATAACCGCTGAAACTGAAATAGCCACAAACACCGCAATAATCGGCGCCAAAATCACCAAGGCTTTGTTGGCATGTTCGCTTGAAAAATCAGTTTTGGTAATCAGCTTAATGGCATCAGCAATGCTATGAACAATTCCACCAAGTCTAATAATACCAAAGGCTGTAGCGCGGTTTGGACCACGGCGATCTTGAATAAAAGCAGCGCCTTTTCGCTCGATCCAAATCAGCAACGGCACCAACTTGAGCAGCATCATCATTACCACTACAACTTTAAGAACGGAAAGAAGAAGGCCTAACGATGTCATAACTGCACTCCCACTTGAGGAATGGTATAAAAGCTCGCAGCCGCTAGTGGCTTGTAATGTGTTTTTTCTGTTTCAAACACTTGATCAGCAGATGCAGCCACAGCAAGCTTTCCCCAGCGGTTTGTAAGTCTTGCTGACAAAGTCCACACCGGAACTGATTCACCATGAGGCTCAAACGCTTTGTGAATGCGTTGTAAAATTCCCTTTTTGTTGATGAAGGTTCCATCTTGTTCTGCATATGTTGCACGCGGGAAAACCACATCAGCAAAGCGTCTGTTCATCACTGCACTTTCTGTAACCCAAATTACTTTTGCAGAAAGAGAAGATAAAATTGCTACTTCAGCATCCGAAAGATTGCCCAGCACAAACACCACTTTTTCTTTCATGCTTTTTGAAATTCTTTTCGATGCCATCATTTTTACGCCGTACGTATTAGGATTGCGATCGGCATCGCGGAGAAGCTTATCGGCGAAAGCTTTATCTTCGTCTAAGCCTGTCCAATAAAAATCTGAAACGCCAAGTGATTCTCTGGCAAAGCGTGAGAATGCAATATTTTCCTCATTGGTACACTGCGCTGAAAGCACGCATGCGATTTCATCTCCGCTAAGATTTTCTAAAAGATGATGAACTTCGTTAAGTGCTGCATCCCAGGAAATGCGCTTGTATTCACCTTCAGCGAGAAGCATTGGAAAAAGCGTTCTGTTTTGTGCATTAAGTTGCTTGTATGTCATACGTCCATCATCACACGCCCAACACTGATTCACATCTTCGTTTTCACGAGGGCGCATGCGGTAAAAAATCTTATCATGATGATCCAGCAAAACATTGCAGCCCGTAGCACAACCGGTGCACACACTTGGTGTGCTGGCCAAAAACCAAACGCGTTTTTTGAAACGAAAATCCGAAGAAGTCAAAGCTCCCACCGGACAAAGATCAACCGTACAAAGAGAATACTTGTTATCTAACTCACGGCCGGGAAGCACATCTATAGTTGAATATCCGCCGCGCTCACGCATCATGAGTTCGTGGCTGCCAACCACTTCATCGCAGAAACGAATGCAGCGCGTGCACAAAACGCAACGTTCATCATCAAGATGAACATGAGGGCCAATAGGTTTGGCTTTTGGTTTGTGGATTTTTGCTTCCTGCATTCTAGAATTTTGAAGCGAATGATCGAAGTACTGATCTTGCAATTTACATTCACCCGATTGATCACACACGGGGCAGTCTAGCGGATGGTTCACCAAAATAAATTCAAGCACATCTTTACGCACTTGCCTTGCACCATCGCTATTCACTTGCACCACCATGCCTTCGCGCACCACTTCTTTGCACGAGATCACAGGGCCGCGCGCGCCTTCCACTTCAACCTGGCAAAGCCTGCAGTTTCCAGCGATGGAAAGTTTTGGATGATAGCAAAAATGCGGAATCTCAATGCCCATCTGCTTTGCAGCGTTGAACACAGTAGTTCCCTTTGCAACCTCTACTACTTTTCCATCGATGGTGAGTTTTACTTTTTCTGACATAATCTTCTCAATCTTCTAAAATCTTTTTGCGATGTTTAATCCAACAACACTTCCTTCTTTTGTTGGAAGATAATACGGTTGAAACGAAACTGCTTCTGGATTGCGTTTAATTGCATAACCAATAAGAGCACCAATACCTGCTCCTGCTGCTGCACCACCTCCGGTAGTAAGAAAAACAAGTCCTACTTTTTTTCCGGTACCACCTTCAAACGAACTTAGCGCCTTCACTGCAATGAGGCCAATGGTAAGACCAGCCGCACCACCTGTAGCGCCACCAATCCATGCACCTCTGCCAGCATAGGTTTTTGGTTGCTCTTTTTCAGCTGCCGAACAGAGTGAAGAAACTGCAAAAACCTGAAGTACAATCAAGCTAAGTAAAAAAACTTTTTTCATTTTAGTTCCCCTTTTCTGGTTGCACTTCTCGAACCACTTTTGGTGGCTGCCACGTTGGCGTTTTCATTTTATGAGGGCAATATCCAAGTTTGATATGCTCTTCAAATTCATGTCGAAATTTTGCAATCCATGATCTTACCGGCATGGCAAGCGCATCTGCGAACGTGCAAATAGTTCTGCCCGACATATTATTGGCTTGGCTTAAGAGAAGTTCTAAATCACCGTCTCTGCCATCACCTTTTTCAATGCGATCGCAGATTTTTTTCACCCAACCCGTTCCTTCGCGGCACGGAGTACACTGACCACACGATTCGTGGTTATAAAAACGCGCAATGTCTGTCATCATTTCAACCGCGCAAATGCTATCGTCAAAAATGATCATGCCGCCAGAACCAAGCAGAGTACCTGCTTGCTGCAATGATTCGTAATCGAGTTTTGCATTCATGGCTTCTTCTGCCGTAACCACAGGAACAGAAGAACCGCCCATCACCACTGCTTTCAAGTTGCGGCCCTTCCACACTCCACCACACATGGCCAGCAAATCTTTGAACGGTGTGCCAAGCTCTACTTCATACACGCCGGGTTTTTCCACATGACCACACACTGAAAATAATTTTGTGCCGGGGCTTTTTTCGGTGCCCATCGCGGCATACGCTTTTGCACCGTTATTCAAAATCCACGGAAGAGCTGCGATGGTTTCCACATTATTCACAACTGTAGGTGAAGCCCACAAACCTTCAACGGCGGGAAATGGAGGTTTTATGCGAGGTTGCCCACGATAACCTTCAAGCGAAGAAAGCAAAGCCGTTTCTTCACCACAAATATAGGCACCTGCTCCGCGATGCGCCACCACTTCAAGCTTGAAGCCTGAACCATCAACATCATCGCCAAGCAATTTTGCTTTTTTTGCTTCTTCAATGGCGTTCCAAAATAAATCATACTGCGCTGCAAACTCGCCGCGGAAATACACGTATGCTCTGTTGGCGCCAATGGCATAAGCCGCAATGATAATGCCTTCCAGCAACATATGCGGATCTTTTTCCAGCAAAGCCCGGTCTTTAAACGTTCCAGGTTCACTTTCATCGGCATTCACCACAAGGTATTTTGGCTTTTTGCTGTCTTTGGGAACAAAACTCCATTTCAAGCCAGCCGGGAAACCTGCACCACCTCTGCCTCTAATGCCAGAAGCCTTCACTTCTTCGATCACTTCTTCAGGCTTCATGGAGAAAAGTTTTTTCAAGCATTCATAACGCCCATGCTTTTTCGCCACTTTCAGCGTATGCATTTCTTTGACTTCGAAATGTTGTGTTAAGACTTTTGGTGTTTTTTTCATAATCTTTTAATAATCCACTTGTTTACAATGTCACTGCGAAATTTTTTGAAGCAATCTTAATTTATTTTTTTATCCACGAATGCTTCAGTCGGGGATTAATTCTCACAATGCCTTGTCATCCTGAGTGTAGCGAAGGATCTCCTCGGCCAATTGAACGAGGAGATTGCTTCACTTCGTTCACAATGACACAGAATCCCCGCTAACTTAAATTCAATTCTTATTTAACTCCTCTAAAAGTTTATCCACTTTTTCTGCATCTAAATTTTCATGGTAGTCGTCGCCAACCTGCATCATTGGTGCAGTTCCGCACGATGCCAAACACTCAACGGTAGAAAGATGAAATTTTCCATCGGGTGTTGATTGCCCAGGTTTGATTCCAAGTTTCTCTTGCACATAATCAACAAGCCAATCGGCATTACGTAATCGACAACACAAATTGTTACAAATTTGAAGGTGATGTTTGCCAATGGGTTTGCGATTGAACATGGTATAAAAACTCACCACTTCACAAACCGCAGTAGCATTAAGCCCAATTTTTTGGCCAACGTATTCCATCGCTTCTGGCGGAATCCAGCCTTCTTGATCGTGAACAAGCCACAACAAAGGAAGAACGGCCGCACGCTTTTCTGGAAAGCGTTCCAAAATTTCAGGAATTTTCTCTTCAGCTTTTTTGTTTAATGTGAACGACATAACTTTAACTTCACTTTCTATCGATCAATCTCACCTGCAATAATATTCAAATTTCCAAGAATGGTAATAGCATCCGCAATCATGCCACCCGTGATCATTTGCGGGTAGGCCGCATACAAATTGAAACATGGCGGCCGCACTTTTATGCGATAGGGTTTATCACTGCCATCGCTTACAATATAAAAACCAAGTTCACCATTGGCAGCTTCTGTAAACGAATACACTTCACCAGCAGGAACTTTAATGCCGTGCATAATCAACTTGAAGTGACGCATCATGCCTTCAATAGAACCATACACTTCATGCTTTGGTGGCAGCGCAACATGCGGCTCGGAACACATAATGGGGCCTTGCGGCATTTTGTCTAAACATTGTTCCACCAAACGAATAGATTGTTTCATTTCTTCAAAACGAACAAAAATGCGATCGTAAGAATCGCCATGTTCTCCAACGGGAATATCAAAATTCACATCTGAATAGAAATAATAAGGATGATCTTTTCTAATATCGTAATCGATTCCACACGCCCGCAAACAGGGGCCAGTAAAGCCAAAGCTGATGGCATCTCTTTTTGAAACCGCACCAACTCCCATGGTTCTGTCCATAAAAATACGGTTGTGCTTAATAAGACCTTCTACATCTTTAATGGCCTTGCTTACTTCTTGAAGACATTTGCGCAAATAGCTATCGGTGTTTGCGGGAAGGTCGCGCATGAGGCCACCAATGCGAGTGTAATTAGTAGTGAGCCTTGCTCCGCACAATGCTTCAACCCAATCGGTAAAAAGTTCGCGAGCATTGAAAAAATACCAAAAGTTTGTCAGCGCACCAATGTCCACCAAGTTGGTTCCAATACAAATAAGGTGATCTAAAATGCGGCTCACTTCGCAAATAAGCATGCGAATCCAAATGGCGCGCTCTGGAACTTGAACCGCCAGCAACTGCTCTACTGCCATGCAATAGCCGGTGTTGTTCATAAGCGGAGAAAGATAATTTAAACGATCAGTATAAGGAATAACTTGTGTGTACGTATGACCTTCGGATTCTTTTTCGAAGCAACGGTGCAAGTAGCCAATCTCGGCAACTGCACGGCTGATGGTTTCGCCGTTTAGGTCAACCAAAACGCGGAAACATCCATGCATGGCGGGATGCGACGGGCCAATATTAAGAAACATCGCTTCATGCGACAGGTCTTTCATGTTTGCGTAAGCATCTTCTTCATCTTCATCGTGCTCAGGTTTCCACACTGGAGTTTTTTCAAGTTCGTCCAACAATGTTTCTGAAGTGGGAAGTTTTCCACGTCGATTACACGGAAAATCTTTTCGAAGTGCATGACCTTCAAATTCATGATGGCACAAAATACGTTTTAAATTGGGATGCCCGGAAAACTTGATGCCCAGCAGATCGTAGGCCTCTCGTTCGTACCAATCAGCAGATTTATAGAGTGAGCTAATGGAATCGATGAACGGGTCATCTAAGCTGCATCTGGTTTTTAAGCGAATGCGATGTTTGTGCTTCAACGAATACAGATGCAACACAAGTTCAAAACGTTCTGCTCTGCCAGGATAATCGACACCACACAAATCCATCATGATGTTGAAGGCCATATCTGGCTCATCGCGAAGAAACGCGCAAACCTGCAACCATGATGAACGTGCAAGAAGCACGGTTTCATTTCCGAGGTGCGATGAACTTTCAAGAACTGCTTCTGGAAAGTGCTGCTGTATTTTTTCAATCACTTGCTGCGACACAAAAACCTCTCAAGGGAAAAAATTCTACTGCGAAAGAGTTACACCCCATTTACTCCAAGGAGTTGCTGAAGCATCGTTGGTAATGCTGATCACATTTCCATTATCGCCTGTTGCTTGCAGTTGCTTCAACTCTTCTGCTGCCATGCGCCCTTCCACTGTTGCGGCGTGCTGCTTCGCAAGTTCAGTGTAGGCAGCTATTGCAGCCCGTTGGTATGGCGCTGAACGAACAATAAGTTCGTCTTCTGTAATTTTTCCGTTAAACAAAACCCAGGTCCACTTTCTCCAAATGAAGGAGACATCTTCGTTTACCCGTGCCCACAATAATCTCGCTTTTCGATTCCACTCTCCAGAGGGATGCTGCTTCTGGAATTTTTCAATGCGTGGAAGCACTTTGTCTGGGTGGCCCTCCAGCTTAAGCAGAAGCTGGTAAAACTCAGCTTCATCGACAAATGTGCTTTTCGAATGACGCTTCAACACTGTTTTATAATGACTTCCCGTATACGCAATATAAGCAACACTGGTTCCACCAATATAATCGAACGCATTTTTGCCATAGATCTCGTTCAAGCGTTTTGCTTCATCTCTCATGCAAGCTGGCGTGCTTGGAGCCTTTGAACCCCAATAACATTTCTTTTCTGCACGCTCACTAAACGTATCTTGGAGCAAATCTAAAATTCTTGCTGTAACCGCTAAGGCTTGTGCTGCGTTACTTTCCCGCGGGTGTTCTTGTGCAAACTGTGAAAGCATTTTTGCACTTTCTTCCAACTTTTTTTCCTTCAAGAGCTTCATGCCATCATCAAACTGAGAGGCAAAAGCCGACGACGAAACCACAAAAAAACTGAGAAAAAGAAGTGTCACGAAACGTTTCATAGATCCTTCTTTCTTTTGTTATTCTCTTGTCATCACGCGTGTTCACAATGACAAATCTTCCAACATCACTTTTTCTTTACCTCGTTTTGCGAGCAACAAGTCTTTGTTGTTTTGCAGTTTCAACAAGGCATCAAACAACTGCTCTGGCCGCGGCGGACATCCGGGGATATAAATATCTACCGGAATCACTTCATCAATGCCCTGAAGGGTGTGGTAGTTATCGTAAAAACCACCCGTGCTTGCGCACACACCGAAGGCAACCACCCATTTTGGGTCACACATTTGATCATAAATACGTTTGAGAATAGGCGCTTG is a window of Deltaproteobacteria bacterium CG11_big_fil_rev_8_21_14_0_20_42_23 DNA encoding:
- a CDS encoding NAD(P)H-dependent oxidoreductase subunit E encodes the protein MSFTLNKKAEEKIPEILERFPEKRAAVLPLLWLVHDQEGWIPPEAMEYVGQKIGLNATAVCEVVSFYTMFNRKPIGKHHLQICNNLCCRLRNADWLVDYVQEKLGIKPGQSTPDGKFHLSTVECLASCGTAPMMQVGDDYHENLDAEKVDKLLEELNKN
- a CDS encoding NADH-quinone oxidoreductase subunit B, with the protein product MKNESPGFFTSKLEDLIAWGRKNSFWPFPFGTACCAIEFMGAVSARHDVSRFGAELVRFSPRQADLLMVMGTVTYKQAPILKRIYDQMCDPKWVVAFGVCASTGGFYDNYHTLQGIDEVIPVDIYIPGCPPRPEQLFDALLKLQNNKDLLLAKRGKEKVMLEDLSL